One Aegilops tauschii subsp. strangulata cultivar AL8/78 chromosome 2, Aet v6.0, whole genome shotgun sequence genomic window, AACATACACGAGTTTGATTTGCACGAAAATTAATACATTTTATATTCTGGAACGGAGGGGGTTGTACAGATGTTGAGGAGTAGAGTACAAAATTTGTACAAACTCGATGTATGACAATCTCATACACTAATAGTACGTTATTCATACAGCGATCTTACATACATAGTTTATAAGAAAGAAGAGCATACACCACGCAAAAAAAAACATACACAACATATATTTCTTTGGTCCAAAGCAGCTGGTGGTGTGGTGGATATATAGGGGTCTTGGTATAACCTTTTACGTACCTTCCCTGTAATATTCTTACTTGCACTTACGCTCGAGCATGCACAACCGTTGTCCCCGACCTTCTGACACCTGGAATCCTGGATGCATGTAGAGTTGTACACCATCGTCCACTAGATGAAGTTGTGAAAAACACAACTCCCCGGAGCTGTTGATGCTGAGAACGAGAACCTCATGTTGGTCTTGTCATGCCTGATGGCATGGCTCAAAGGTAACCCGTATCTAGTCTTGGATGCTCTTCTCCCCAGTCCACCAATGTGTAAGCAGCTAGTACGTGTCATACCTTGTGGGACACTCGAAGCTTTCATGGCCATGCCATAACCAAATACGTCCATATACGGCCTAGTAGGCACGCCTAGCATAGGGAAGCATGAGCCCATGTCACCAGCAGATGGCTTCTTGTTACCACCGCATGCATGCAGCTCGTGCAGCTCCGGCAGCAAAGCGGCCGGCAATGGCATGGCGGTGGGCTGGTTGATGAACTGCACTATGGCCTCCATGAGAACCTTGCTCGTCGCACGGAGTGGGTTGTACAGGTGGAAGCCATGGTCTTCGCCCTCCGACTCCACCAATGTCACCGCGTTCTCATCATCCGCCCACGCGCAGCAGTCACGCACGCGGGCCGCTAGCCGGCGCCCGCGGTCACGCAAGCTGTCCTTCTCTGCGACGGCGACCAGCACACGCCGGCATGTCAGCAAGGCGACCTCCTCGTCGAGAGGATTGACCCGGCGATCGTACTTCTCGAGACGGCCCGCCGTAACGAACGGCCAGACCCTGTCGATGAACTCGGGCGTAAACATGGCGACCCCGTCCCAGACTAGCTCGGAGCTGGACAGCCGCTCGACGCCCCAGAAGTACGGGTGCACGATGACAAGCCCCTCGATGTCGACGTGGTTTCCAGTGCCACCACCGCTGGCCGCACGCACCGCCGTGTTGTAGACGATGTTCCCGCCGGCGCTGTCGCCGGCGAGGAACGTGCGCCCGGGGTCGGCGTAGTCGGAGAGCCAGGGGTCAGAGACGGACGCCACCCACTGGAGCGCCGCCCATGCATCGTCGTAGGCCGCAGGGACGGGATGCTCCGGCGCGAGACGGTACTCAACGGACACGACGAGCGCCCCGGCGCGCGCGGCGAGTGACCTGGCGTAGTTGTTGTACGTGCGGCAGAAGGCGCTCTCCGTGCAGAAGGATCCGCCGTGGACGTACATGATGGCGGGGAGCCTCTCGCCGCCGGTGGCAGCAGCGGCAGCTGCGTTGGAGGGAAGAAACAGGCGTGCCGATACTCCGGTGTTTTCGTCGACGACGACGTCCCTCGTTGCCACGCCACGGTTGGCAGCCGCGTCCTCCGACGCTGCCACGAATGGGCTGCGCAGGAAGCGCTCCACACGGCCGCCTTTGTATTCGCGTATGAATGGATACAGGTCGACGGTGAGGTCCGCCTCGCCGTCATCCATCTTTCTCAGTGGAGAACTCTTGTTTGCATGCATCCTGCTTGATGGAGCTTACTATCCCGCAGTTGGTGTGTGGAGGCAGTTTTATCTAGCTACTAGGATGATTGAGTGTATATGCAGTGTTGACTTGgtataaataaataaatttttAGGACCCGATAAGTgtcacacgtgtgggcgttagagGGTCTGCCCACACATTTTGTGTGGTGTATAAAAGGAACAGCCTACACACCTACGTGTGGGCAAAACAAGTAATGCCCACACACCTTTTTTTCCCCTCCCGATCCCTCTCCCACGCGTGCGTGTGGGCgaaatagataacgcccacacgccccgactgtcaggcatcgtacctcgtggtcccgcacgccccgcgtgacagtcaccacgcgtcccgcagttgccatggtccagaccctcgtccatgttcgttcaactacagttgccatgtcgctgaacttcggttgcaatgtcggacaactacagttgacatggttgctcaactgtagttgccatgtatggtctggtctactgcagttgccatgatttcaaaACTTTAGGAATTGCCACCCACTAACAttaggcagttgccatgtagcactacaaaaaggcatggcaaaaaaacatgttcgggtaaaaagagagagttgccatgtgctcacaagcacactagggcagttgccatgtaaaagaaagagttgccatctgcttacgtgcacgctagggcagttgccatgtatcatgcaaaaacacatggcaactcggGTAAAAGAgtgttgccatctgcttacaagcaaagctagggcagttgccatgtaccctgcagaaacacatggcaactgcCAGCTTTGGGTGTGGGCGAGGAGACGGGCCGGCGTGTGGGCGAAGTGATAAACACCCACACACCAACCCCC contains:
- the LOC109759060 gene encoding probable carboxylesterase 3; translation: MHANKSSPLRKMDDGEADLTVDLYPFIREYKGGRVERFLRSPFVAASEDAAANRGVATRDVVVDENTGVSARLFLPSNAAAAAATGGERLPAIMYVHGGSFCTESAFCRTYNNYARSLAARAGALVVSVEYRLAPEHPVPAAYDDAWAALQWVASVSDPWLSDYADPGRTFLAGDSAGGNIVYNTAVRAASGGGTGNHVDIEGLVIVHPYFWGVERLSSSELVWDGVAMFTPEFIDRVWPFVTAGRLEKYDRRVNPLDEEVALLTCRRVLVAVAEKDSLRDRGRRLAARVRDCCAWADDENAVTLVESEGEDHGFHLYNPLRATSKVLMEAIVQFINQPTAMPLPAALLPELHELHACGGNKKPSAGDMGSCFPMLGVPTRPYMDVFGYGMAMKASSVPQGMTRTSCLHIGGLGRRASKTRYGLPLSHAIRHDKTNMRFSFSASTAPGSCVFHNFI